One Dictyostelium discoideum AX4 chromosome 3 chromosome, whole genome shotgun sequence genomic region harbors:
- a CDS encoding NF-X1-type zinc finger-containing protein, protein MDQLAHLKISSSGGGDDEINKNNNNKQKPTTTTTTTTTTTTTSSTPKTTPSRDNNRNNNRNNRNNNNNNNNNNNNNTNNRNNNNNNNNNTNNNNNNNNNNNNNKFNNNRYNNNNNNNNNNNNNNNNNNNNNNNRFNNNNNNNRFNNNRVNIEEWKNDKVIEWLEKNEFNQYVEKFKEEQIDGNTLIEFSSMNQSDKIFERLGFIHIGPKINFQRKLKELVLSSQPQKQQQRQSNNNQNNNNQNNKHIVDYSDAIHHINNKQDKDNKKKSEFEPFKTAHEMENYLKKKIVQADSDEDIVELLNHQIINLKDIIGRDFLQFSVQDLLVRIYTHEKFQGGILEQFFNKLIFELISSKFFSSIYNFPQYIQEIGSLPQFKASIDLMDLVSSKFNDSITILPVELFEIRFNELNADTNQSRLSNQTLKTVEHIKGLIKVLKQKKQLSKLNTIQQLTQPIFNIDEISYKNLPIAPTRDEIHSKVLPKLKPLKIGTYSSSEEYIDTQFNLLREDMIHPIREALTLIQNGSSSPYYYTDVIFKGFTKTQTSLSFLIEFKYRSKIKWEKFSKLLNGSLLVLSCDNFTNILVATVEKRPDRGEEKQISISFYGDNQENQMDLMYLFENSFSMIESPTYFESVKNVLSSLQRINSDDLPFQSYLLKCSGQEIIPKYFQDHPVINLQTTFDNTERINIRTSEFPERLGTLDPSQIEAFEHCLKSELSLVQGPPGTGKSYIGVKLFEVIHRHLKENSAKNAPILVLCYTNHALDQFLDHIITNVTKKVIRVGSRSRDERMKDYNIRNFIRAEKRQFEYYRQRDDVVAILKEYLDTFSNELSYEDFLKFAGNDYNKGQDDDDGDDDDDDDDDNGGDIKCSNMNFNRWGQWIKSIKKKIKEDLTLLKVPKSLKPSINEIENEDDEDDEDLVETLLNERRFDYGNISGGSGITAHDISEYDIQSIVTMTRLEKRDYKDIQDIFDIKENDRIYYYRYLLNKKIRHSLKTIQDYAKQYKELSDTILDYENKAYIRALSSVNVVAATITGASRLKRVFDSINSKCVIIEEAAEVLEGHIVSVLPKTIEHLVLIGDHEQLKPSCAVYQLAEKFQLNVSLFERIMKNGGAHRQLSIQRRMVPNISQFIHPIYPNLRNHPEVLIRFATESTIKGIQKNIFFLEHTIPESSPTESTSKSNLFEADYVVGLADYLLKQEYKPTDIVILTPYTGQLLKIKNQIRNRKHELLSKVQVRTVDQYQGEECNIVILSLVRSNERGDSGFVKIKNRINVAISRARNAMYLVGNSDLLRKANPIWENMFKILSEPSVNAIGPILKLRCENHKDQITNITSGKDFANVPQGGCLLNCSTRLECGHQCGLACHIFDQDHINIKCTKPCEHIHQKCGHTCKKTCSDDCGLCEVLVDRDLPCGHKKKLACNIDPLQYKCQEPCQKQRRCGHKCELKCSEYCEKNNCKEKVEKKLQCGHIETKECYNNSNVCNAKCKDILPCGDPCSQKCKDHKTAQFGIRSHPPCSKKECTRELFCGHRCNSQHACSSGSCGDCKKKCLNACTHSVCNTGCSKLCNPCREKCKRGCIHVGKCKNLCKEQCSIKNCDQRCTKKLPCKHQCIGLCGEKCVSICRICNPDYLEPITRMKLSEFDENDCFIELHKGHVFLVDNLDTFMNIKDESGKIVHKKCPSCNMIISAKDAPRYKDIINKTWNQIDSIKRKLMERVTKEETDMVVKAMGGAAGHWFVCENKHTYYIGECGGAMQIGNCIECKAKVGGTNHSLLPNNKHSDIDGSNNPLYRPFIQPPEFD, encoded by the exons ATGGATCAATTAGCTCacttaaaaatttcatcatctGGTGGTGGAGAtgatgaaataaataaaaacaacaataataaacaaaaaccaaccaccaccaccaccacaactacaacaactactaccacttcatcaacaccaaaaaCAACACCATCCAgagataataatagaaataataatagaaataatagaaacaacaacaacaacaacaacaacaacaacaacaacaacactaATAAtagaaacaacaacaacaacaacaacaacaacactaataataataataataataacaataataataataataataaatttaataataatagatataataataataataataataataataataataataataataataataataataataataataataacaatagatttaataataataacaataataatagatttaataataatagagtTAATATTGAAGAATGGAAAAATGATAAAGTAATAGAATGGTTAGAAAAGAATGAATTTAATCAATATGTTGAAAAGTTTAAAGAAGAACAAATTGATGGTAATACACTAATAGAATTTAGTTCAATGAATCAAAgtgataaaatatttgaaagaCTTGGTTTCATTCATATAGgtccaaaaattaattttcaaagaaaattaaaagaattggtTTTATCTTCACAaccacaaaaacaacaacaacgtcaatcaaataataatcaaaataataataatcaaaataataaacatattGTTGATTATAGTGATGCAATTCatcatattaataataaacaagataaagataataaaaagaaatcagaATTTGAACCATTTAAAACTGCTCATGAAATggagaattatttaaaaaagaaaatcgtTCAAGCAGATTCTGATGAAGatattgttgaattattaaatcatcaaattaTTAATCTTAAAGATATCATTGGTAGAGATTTCTTACAATTCTCTGTACAAGATTTACTGGTGAGAATTTATACACATGAAAAATTTCAAGGTGGAATTTTGGAACagtttttcaataaattaattttcgaATTAATATCATCTAAATTCTTTTCATCAATTTATAACTTTCCACAGTACATTCAAGAGATTGGTAGTTTGCCACAATTTAAAGCATCGATTGATTTAATGGATTTGGTCTCCTCTAAATTCAATGATAGTATTACAATTTTACCAGTTGAATTGTTTGAAATTAGATTCAATGAATTGAATGCTGACACCAATCAAAGTAGACTATCCAATCAAACACTTAAAACAGTTGAACATATTAAAGgtttaattaaagttttaaaacaaaagaaacaattatcaaaacTTAATacaattcaacaattaacacaaccaattttcaatattgatgaaattaGTTATAAGAATTTACCAATAGCACCAACTCGTGATGAAATTCATTCAAAGGtattaccaaaattaaaaccacTTAAAATTGGTACCTATTCATCATCTGAAGAATATATTGATACACAATTTAATCTATTAAGAGAAGATATGATTCATCCGATTAGAGAAGCTTTAACACTTATTCAAAATGGTTCTTCATCACCTTATTATTATACTGATGTAATTTTTAAAg gATTTACAAAAACTCAAACATCattaagttttttaattgaatttaaatatagaagtaaaattaaatgggagaaattttcaaaattattaaatggatCATTGTTAGTATTATCATGtgataattttacaaatattttaGTTGCAACCGTTGAAAAAAGACCAGATAGAGGTgaagaaaaacaaatttcaatttcattttatggTGATAATCAAGAGAATCAAATGGATTTAatgtatttatttgaaaattcattcTCAATGATTGAATCACCAACTTATTTCGAATCTGTAAAGAAtgtattatcatcattacaaAGAATTAATTCCGATGATTTACCATTTCAATCATATCTTTTGAAATGTTCAGGTCAAGAGATTATTCCAAAGTATTTCCAAGATCATCCAGTTATTAATTTACAAACTACATTTGATAATACTGAACGTATCAATATTAGAACATCGGAATTTCCAGAGAGATTGGGTACATTGGATCCAAGTCAAATCGAAGCATTTGAACATTGTTTGAAATCAGAGTTATCTTTAGTTCAAGGTCCACCAGGTACTGGTAAATCTTATATTGGTGTGAAATTATTCGAAGTGATTCATAGACATTTAAAAGAGAATTCAGCAAAGAATGCTCCAATATTGGTTTTATGTTATACCAACCATGCCTTGGATCAATTTTTGGATCATATCATTACAAACGTTACAAAGAAAGTAATTAGAGTCGGTTCAAGATCTCGTGATGAAAGAATGAAAGATTATAATATTCGTAATTTCATTCGTGCTGAAAAAAGACAGTTTGAATACTATAGACAAAGAGATGATGTAGTTGCAATACTTAAAGAGTATTTAGATactttttcaaatgaattatcatatgaagattttttaaaatttgctggaaatgattataataaaggtcaagatgatgatgatggcgatgatgatgatgatgatgatgatgacaatGGTGGTGATATAAAATGCTCAAATATGAATTTTAATAGATGGGGTCAATggataaaatcaataaagaaaaagattaaagaagatttaactttattaaaagtaccgaaatcattaaaaccttcaattaatgaaattgaaaatgaagatgacgaagatgatgaagatttagTTGAAACCTTATTAAATGAAAGAAGATTTGATTATGGTAATATTTCaggtggtagtggtattaCTGCTCATGATATTTCAGAATATGATATTCAAAGTATTGTTACAATGACAAGATTAGAGAAAAGAGATTATAAAGATATTCAAGACATTTTCgatattaaagaaaatgatagaatttattattatcgttatcttttaaataaaaagattagaCATTCATTGAAAACCATTCAAGATTATGCAAAGCAATATAAAGAGCTATCTGATACAATCTTggattatgaaaataaagcCTACATTAGAGCATTATCATCAGTTAATGTTGTTGCTGCTACAATTACAGGTGCATCTCGTTTGAAGAGAGTTTTCgattcaatcaattcaaaatgTGTAATCATTGAAGAGGCAGCTGAAGTATTGGAAGGTCATATAGTTTCAGTATTACCAAAAACTATTGAGCATTTAGTATTGATAGGTGATCATGAACAATTGAAACCATCATGTGCAGTCTATCAATTGGCAGAGAAATTCCAATTGAAtgtttcattatttgaaagaATCATGAAGAATGGTGGTGCACATAGACAATTATCAATTCAACGTCGTATGGTACCAAATATTTCACAATTCATTCATCCAATCTATCCAAATCTTAGAAATCATCCAGAGGTTTTAATAAGATTCGCAACTGAATCAACCATTAAAGGTATTCAAAAGAATATCTTTTTCTTGGAACATACAATACCAGAATCATCACCAACTGAATCAACTAGTAAATCAAATCTTTTCGAAGCTGATTATGTGGTTGGTTTAGCTGATTATCTATTGAAACAAGAATATAAACCAACTGATATTGTCATATTGACACCATACACTGGTCAACTattaaagattaaaaatcaaattagaAATAGAAAACATGAACTACTCTCAAAAGTACAAGTACGTACAGTGGATCAATATCAAGGTGAAGAATGTAATATAGTCATATTAAGTTTAGTTCGTTCAAATGAACGTGGTGATAGTGGTTTCGTTAAAATTAAGAATCGTATCAATGTTGCCATTTCTCGTGCTAGAAATGCAATGTATTTGGTTGGTAATAGTGATCTATTGAGAAAAGCAAATCCAATTTGGGAAAATATGTTTAAAATTCTATCTGAACCATCCGTTAATGCCATTGGTCCAATCTTAAAGCTTAGATGTGAAAATCATAAAGATCAAATCACAAATATCACCTCTGGAAAAGATTTTGCAAATGTACCACAAGGTGGTTGTCTTTTAAATTGTTCAACTCGTTTGGAATGTGGTCATCAATGTGGTTTAGCTTGTCATATCTTTGATCAAGATCATATCAACATTAAATGTACAAAACCATGTGAACACATTCATCAAAAGTGTGGTCATACATGTAAGAAAACCTGTTCCGATGATTGTGGTCTATGTGAAGTATTGGTTGATCGTGATCTCCCATGTGGtcataaaaagaaattggcTTGTAACATTGATCCACTTCAATATAAATGTCAAGAACCATGTCAAAAACAAAGAAGATGTGGTCATAAATGTGAACTCAAATGTTCAGAATATTGTGAAAAGAATAATTGTAAAGAgaaagttgaaaaaaaactTCAATGTGGTCATATCGAAACAAAAGAATGTTATAACAATAGTAACGTTTGTAATGCCAAATGCAAAGATATCTTACCATGTGGTGATCCTTGCTCTCAAAAATGCAAAGATCATAAAACAGCTCAATTTGGAATTCGTAGTCATCCACCTTGCTCAAAGAAAGAATGTACAAGAGAATTGTTCTGTGGTCATAGATGTAATAGTCAACATGCATGTAGTTCAGGTTCTTGTGGTGATTGTAAAAAGAAATGTCTAAATGCTTGCACTCATTCAGTTTGTAATACAGGTTGTTCAAAACTTTGTAACCCATGTAGAGAGAAATGTAAACGTGGTTGTATTCATGTTGGTAAATGTAAAAACCTTTGTAAAGAACAATGTTCCATCAAGAATTGTGATCAAAGATGTACAAAAAAATTACCATGCAAACATCAATGTATTGGTTTATGTGGTGAAAAATGTGTTTCAATTTGTAGAATATGTAATCCAGATTATTTAGAACCAATCACTCGTATGAAGTTAAGTGAATTcgatgaaaatgattgttTCATTGAACTTCATAAAGGCCATGTCTTCCTCGTTGACAACTTGGATACCTTTATGAATATTAAAGATGAAAGTGGTAAGATAGTTCATAAAAAGTGTCCATCATGTAATATGATCATCTCTGCTAAAGATGCTCCAAGATATAAAGATATCATTAACAAAACTTGGAATCAAatagattcaattaaaagaaaattaatggAACGTGTAACAAAAGAAGAAACTGATATGGTTGTAAAAGCAATGGGTGGTGCTGCTGG acaTTGGTTCGTTTGTGAAAATAAACATACATATTATATTGGTGAATGTGGAGGAGCAATGCAAATAGGAAACTGTATTGAGTGTAAAGCTAAAGTTGGAGGCACCAATCATTCACtattaccaaataataaacattCTGACATTGATGGTTCAAATAATCCTTTGTATAGACCATTCATTCAACCACCAGAATTTGATTAG
- a CDS encoding cyclin-like F-box containing protein, which produces MKSIVLVFNILKHLEIDDIYCCEIVCKDWRKVANQNKLWEILFLKKLFNITNFLNEEIDIYNKHGRLKELIEKFNIKYLYKQCFPNHFNRFKNLNILKNNKIINYDHANGHCSSSSSGNGGHNNIINTLSDFKINKSNIHNNTNNNNKQKENEVDNDISDIICNEYIYFYNISKSVIDSYQFNYSYEFNNNDYKNCRLFIIKKDTYQISPPGKNSINTKVDLIFLLFIPNEIKEYSKIIKVNYNYNYCIENPDQSNYQRVYPFNFNLQTIELNNYNDDDDDDDDHHQNGITIKDIEFNENSKNYQYKSMQEIGFKGLNTSEISEELMIKIESFANKFSFYSNNESEKLNTLYYYLTPILLNIETKKPFYKQQQHHQQKQQQQQQLEILKLKNQKISLLNVKWKLTFFLNILKNKPVEFLFYAINDDYPIHYHQYDNPNEEWYENDKPQLLELIKISTIKQYYHRFSFKGSGKKIIEFKFSISIPTTNNTTLTLYIEYLSDLFLFSIKYKESQNNNNDDDNNYGIDDDNDDDNDEDKGIKILYKNKFGRQEYDLNLLKENKDNFSNLSSLMKLVSFLFEGKFPNFKFKLVSLLIIINLDQFMSFDFDSSKILVKPISSNEDKESMYAFDLDFGVNYE; this is translated from the coding sequence atgaAAAGTATAGTGTTAGTTTTTAAcatattaaaacatttagaAATTGATGATATTTATTGTTGTGAAATTGTTTGCAAAGATTGGAGAAAAGTGGCAAACCAAAATAAACTATGGgagatattatttttgaaaaaattattcaacattaccaatttcttaaatgaagaaattgataTCTATAACAAACATGGAAGATTAAAAGAATTGATTgagaaatttaatattaaatatctTTATAAACAATGTTTTCCAAATCATTTTAATaggtttaaaaatttaaacattttaaaaaataataaaattataaactaTGATCATGCTAATGGTCactgtagtagtagtagtagtggtaatggtggtcataataatattattaatactttatcagattttaaaataaataaatcaaatatacataataatacaaacaataataataaacaaaaagagAATGAAGTTGATAATGACATTTCTGATATTATATGTAATGAATATATTtacttttataatatttcGAAATCAGTTATAGATTCATATCAATTTAACTACTCttatgaatttaataataatgattataaaaattgtagattatttattattaaaaaagatacaTATCAAATATCACCTCCTggtaaaaattcaattaatactaaagttgatttaatttttttattatttataccaaatgaaatcaaagaatattcgaaaattattaaagttaattataattataattattgtattGAAAACCCTGATCAAAGTAATTATCAAAGGGTATatccttttaattttaatcttCAAACtatagaattaaataattataatgatgatgatgatgatgatgatgaccaTCATCAAAATGGAATTACTATAAAGGATAtcgaatttaatgaaaattctaaaaattatcaatataaatCAATGCAAGAAATTGGATTTAAAGGATTAAATACAAGTGAAATTTCAGAAGAGTTAatgattaaaattgaatcatttgcaaataaattttcattttattcaaataatgaatctGAAAAGTTAAATactttatattattatttaacaccaatattattaaatattgaaacaaaaaaaccattttataaacaacaacaacaccaccaacaaaaacaacaacaacaacaacaactagaaatattaaaactaaaaaatcaaaaaatatcacttttaaatgtaaaatggaaattaacattttttttaaatattctaaaGAATAAACcagttgaatttttattttatgcaATTAATGATGACTATCCAAtacattatcatcaatatgATAATCCTAATGAAGAATGgtatgaaaatgataaaccacaattattagaattaattaaaatatcaactATTAAGCAATACTATCATAGATTTAGTTTTAAAGGGAgtggtaaaaaaataatagaatttaaattctcAATTTCAATACCAACCACTAATAATACAACATTAACTTTATATATTGAATATTTGagtgatttatttttattttcaataaagtATAAAGAATctcaaaacaacaacaacgatgatgataataattatggtattgatgatgataatgacgatgataatgatgaagataaaggaataaaaatattatataaaaataaatttggaaGACAAGAATAcgatttaaatcttttaaaagaaaataaagataatttttcaaatttatcaagtCTTATGAAATtggtttcatttttattcGAGGGTAAATtcccaaattttaaatttaaactaGTCTcactactaataataataaatcttgaTCAATTTATGTCTTTTGATTTCGATAGTTCTAAAATTTTAGTTAAACCAATAAGCTCAAATGAAGATAAAGAATCAATGTACGCCTTTGATTTAGATTTTGGTGTTAATtatgaataa